One Glycine soja cultivar W05 chromosome 2, ASM419377v2, whole genome shotgun sequence genomic region harbors:
- the LOC114388756 gene encoding uncharacterized protein LOC114388756 has protein sequence MEVEVMVPPVDFNFDSNCSSPFITAPSSPQFFASNKPNFFFSAPTSPTRGTSSFFHDSPSSSSVLPHEEQQDFEFNFSGHLDRPSLSAAELFDGGKIRPLKPPPRLQTPVTSPRSKLSPRKKKKDFDPFAEAMKETLKREEQEETQRRRERVSVSGRKGSRSLSPLRISDIVVCDSEDKSVSSSTSNNNSKTSSFLSSIPFTRKWRFRDFLLFRSASEGRATDKDPLRRKYAVLSKNNNEDVPNCSFRSTESNSSGSFSKRRGPVSAHELHYTLNRAASEEMKKRTFLPYKQGLLGCLGFNPGNMHNHISKGIGSLTRS, from the coding sequence ATGGAGGTGGAAGTGATGGTTCCACCGGTGGACTTCAACTTCGACAGCAACTGCTCCTCCCCCTTCATCACCGCCCCTTCCAGCCCCCAATTCTTCGCTTCCAACAAACCAAACTTCTTCTTCAGCGCCCCCACCAGCCCCACACGTGGCACCTCCTCCTTCTTCCACGACTCCccctcctcttcctctgttcTTCCCCATGAAGAACAACAAGATTTCGAGTTCAATTTCAGCGGCCACCTCGACCGCCCTTCTCTCTCCGCCGCCGAGCTCTTCGACGGCGGAAAAATCCGTCCTTTGAAGCCGCCTCCGCGGCTTCAAACTCCGGTAACATCCCCAAGGTCCAAACTTTCTCCCCGCAAGAAGAAGAAAGACTTCGACCCTTTTGCAGAGGCAATGAAAGAAACTCTTAAgagagaagaacaagaagaaacaCAACGAAGGAGGGAAAGGGTTTCGGTTTCTGGTCGTAAAGGAAGCAGGTCGTTGTCCCCTTTGAGAATCTCCGACATCGTCGTGTGCGACTCCGAAGACAAAAGCGTTTCTTCTTCAACAAGCAACAACAACTCAAAAACATCCTCGTTTTTGTCTTCGATTCCCTTCACGAGAAAATGGAGGTTCAGGGATTTTCTCCTCTTCCGAAGCGCCTCGGAGGGAAGAGCAACGGACAAGGATCCTCTGAGGAGAAAATACGCGGTTCTGTCGAAGAACAACAACGAGGATGTTCCGAACTGCAGCTTCCGGTCCACGGAGAGTAATTCTTCCGGTTCGTTCTCGAAGCGGCGCGGACCGGTCTCGGCCCACGAGCTGCATTACACGCTGAACCGGGCCGCGTCGGAGGAGATGAAGAAGAGGACTTTCTTGCCTTACAAGCAGGGGTTGTTGGGCTGCTTGGGCTTTAATCCTGGTAACATGCATAATCACATTTCTAAGGGGATTGGCTCTTTGACGCGTTCTTAG